A genomic region of Streptomyces diastaticus subsp. diastaticus contains the following coding sequences:
- a CDS encoding C40 family peptidase gives MALGAAPGAPAAPDPAGGSPAQLLTELQRLHRELGEATETYQATARTLAERRARNKRLGTGLAKARIALAEGRDAAGQLARRQYQGVVEVPPTLRLLLAADAQGALDQEHVLRRAARDRVATVRRLAVAERRASGLAREARAALDEEQVLAARQRGQHRAARKKLDEVTALVSSLSPDQLAEVDGLEAERGEEARRDLVAAGGLSSASAAPTRRGERAVRFAVDQIGKPYVWGAEGPDSYDCSGLTQRAWASAGTGVPRTSQEQWAGLDRVPLRELRPGDLVVYFPEATHVALYLGDGLVVHAPRPGADVKVSPVAANPVLGAVRPDPDGPPVPEYEPPALPEGARDGADTGYAEETAPEG, from the coding sequence ATGGCGCTGGGAGCGGCACCGGGGGCTCCGGCGGCCCCCGATCCGGCGGGCGGCAGCCCCGCCCAGCTGCTGACGGAGCTTCAGCGGCTCCACCGGGAGCTGGGCGAGGCGACCGAGACGTATCAGGCGACCGCCCGGACCCTCGCCGAGCGTCGCGCCCGCAACAAGCGTCTCGGTACCGGTCTGGCCAAGGCCAGGATCGCGCTGGCCGAGGGGCGGGACGCGGCGGGGCAGCTGGCGCGGCGGCAGTACCAGGGCGTCGTGGAGGTCCCCCCCACACTCCGGCTGCTGCTGGCCGCCGACGCGCAGGGCGCCCTCGACCAGGAGCACGTGCTGCGCCGGGCCGCCCGTGACCGGGTGGCGACGGTGCGGCGGCTGGCCGTCGCCGAGCGGCGTGCCTCGGGGCTGGCCCGCGAGGCGCGGGCGGCCCTCGACGAGGAGCAGGTCCTGGCGGCCCGGCAGCGCGGCCAGCACCGGGCGGCACGAAAGAAGCTGGACGAGGTGACGGCGCTGGTCTCCTCCCTCTCCCCGGACCAGCTCGCCGAGGTGGACGGGCTGGAGGCGGAACGCGGCGAGGAGGCCCGGCGGGACCTGGTCGCGGCCGGCGGCCTCAGCTCGGCCTCCGCGGCGCCGACCCGGCGCGGGGAGCGGGCGGTGCGGTTCGCGGTGGACCAGATCGGCAAGCCGTACGTGTGGGGCGCCGAGGGCCCGGACTCCTACGACTGCTCGGGACTGACCCAGCGGGCCTGGGCGTCGGCGGGCACCGGGGTACCGCGCACCAGCCAGGAGCAGTGGGCCGGACTGGACCGGGTCCCGCTGCGCGAACTGCGCCCCGGCGACCTGGTCGTGTACTTCCCCGAGGCCACCCACGTCGCCCTCTACCTAGGCGACGGCCTGGTCGTCCACGCCCCCCGCCCCGGCGCCGACGTCAAGGTCTCCCCCGTCGCAGCAAACCCGGTCCTCGGCGCGGTCCGCCCCGACCCGGACGGCCCCCCGGTCCCGGAGTACGAGCCGCCGGCCCTGCCGGAGGGGGCGCGCGACGGGGCGGACACGGGGTACGCCGAGGAGACGGCGCCGGAGGGCTGA
- a CDS encoding styrene monooxygenase/indole monooxygenase family protein yields the protein MRRILIVGAGQSGLQLALGLQANGYEVTLMSNRTADEIRTGRVMSTQCMFHTALQHERDIQANFWESQAPKIKGLGVSVAAPDSSRAVDWVGMLDGHAQSVDQRVKMAGWMETFAERGGQVVIHGAAVSDLDYFARAYDLVMVSAGKGELVSMFERDAERSPFSTPQRALSVAYVHGMGPRPEHPEFDAVRCNLVPGVGELFVMPTYTLSGRADILFWEGIPGGPLDAFQGVKDPSEHLALTLELLEKFLPWEYARSTQVELTDAGGTLAGRYAPTVRKPVGRLPSGGLVLGVADVVVANDPVTGQGSNSASKCAASYLSSILERGDRPFDEEWMQATFDGYWETARHVVKWTNAMLGTAPEHVLKLIGSGMRYQQVADRFANGFDNPADFENFFFDPEKTEAYLAEVAQADAA from the coding sequence ATGCGGAGAATACTGATCGTCGGAGCCGGCCAGTCCGGGCTCCAGCTCGCCCTGGGGCTCCAGGCGAACGGCTACGAGGTCACCCTCATGTCGAACCGCACCGCGGACGAGATCCGGACCGGACGGGTCATGTCGACCCAGTGCATGTTCCACACCGCCCTCCAGCACGAGCGGGACATACAGGCCAACTTCTGGGAGTCCCAGGCCCCGAAGATCAAGGGACTCGGCGTCTCCGTGGCCGCCCCCGACTCCTCGCGCGCCGTGGACTGGGTCGGCATGCTCGACGGCCACGCCCAGTCGGTGGACCAGCGGGTGAAGATGGCCGGCTGGATGGAGACCTTCGCCGAGCGCGGCGGACAGGTCGTCATCCACGGCGCCGCCGTCTCCGACCTCGACTACTTCGCCCGCGCCTACGACCTGGTCATGGTCTCCGCGGGCAAGGGCGAACTGGTCTCCATGTTCGAGCGGGACGCCGAGCGCTCCCCGTTCAGCACCCCGCAGCGCGCCCTGTCCGTGGCCTACGTGCACGGTATGGGCCCGCGCCCCGAGCACCCGGAGTTCGACGCGGTCCGCTGCAACCTGGTGCCCGGTGTCGGCGAACTCTTCGTCATGCCGACGTACACCCTCTCCGGACGGGCCGACATCCTGTTCTGGGAGGGCATACCCGGCGGACCCCTCGACGCCTTCCAGGGCGTCAAGGACCCCTCCGAACACCTGGCGCTCACCCTGGAGCTGCTGGAGAAGTTCCTGCCCTGGGAGTACGCGCGCTCCACCCAGGTCGAGCTGACCGACGCCGGCGGCACGCTGGCCGGCCGGTACGCCCCGACCGTCCGCAAGCCGGTCGGCCGCCTCCCCTCGGGCGGCCTGGTCCTCGGCGTGGCGGACGTGGTCGTCGCCAACGACCCGGTCACCGGACAGGGCTCCAACTCGGCCTCCAAGTGCGCCGCCTCCTACCTCTCCTCGATCCTCGAACGCGGTGACCGCCCGTTCGACGAGGAGTGGATGCAGGCCACCTTCGACGGTTACTGGGAGACCGCCCGGCACGTCGTGAAGTGGACCAACGCCATGCTCGGCACCGCGCCGGAGCACGTGCTGAAGCTGATCGGCTCCGGCATGAGGTACCAGCAGGTCGCCGACCGCTTCGCCAACGGTTTCGACAACCCGGCCGACTTCGAGAACTTCTTCTTCGACCCGGAGAAGACGGAGGCGTACCTGGCCGAGGTGGCCCAGGCGGACGCCGCCTGA
- a CDS encoding GTP-binding protein, giving the protein MDSAVSDLLPADESEETLQPWQRDKTRAPIATKIVVAGGFGVGKTTLVTTVSEITPLQTEALMTQASEETDDLTETPDKTTTTVAMDFGRITLDDDLVLYLFGTPGQQRFWFMWDDLVRGAIGAVVLADTRRLSDCFPALDYFESCGLPYVVAVNHFDGSTKFEPDDVREALTVPPQIPVIVMDARMRVSAVETLLALVGHALDVTPE; this is encoded by the coding sequence ATGGACTCCGCCGTCTCTGACCTCCTCCCCGCCGACGAGTCGGAGGAGACCCTCCAGCCGTGGCAGCGGGACAAGACCCGGGCCCCCATAGCCACCAAGATCGTGGTGGCGGGCGGTTTCGGTGTCGGCAAGACGACGCTCGTCACGACGGTCTCGGAGATCACTCCCCTGCAGACCGAGGCGTTGATGACGCAGGCCAGCGAGGAGACCGACGACCTCACCGAGACACCGGACAAGACGACGACCACCGTCGCCATGGACTTCGGCCGCATCACCCTCGACGACGACCTGGTCCTGTACCTGTTCGGCACACCGGGGCAGCAGCGGTTCTGGTTCATGTGGGACGACCTGGTGCGCGGCGCCATCGGCGCCGTGGTCCTCGCCGACACCCGGCGGCTCTCCGACTGCTTCCCGGCCCTCGACTACTTCGAGAGCTGCGGGCTGCCGTACGTCGTCGCCGTCAACCACTTCGACGGGAGTACCAAGTTCGAGCCCGATGACGTGCGGGAGGCCTTGACAGTGCCGCCGCAGATCCCTGTGATCGTCATGGACGCCCGCATGCGGGTCTCGGCCGTCGAGACGCTGCTCGCGCTGGTCGGCCACGCGCTCGACGTCACCCCGGAATAG
- a CDS encoding DUF742 domain-containing protein, which yields MSTAKLPRRGGDRKPGRVRPYSLTGGRTRFGHVLLVETFVAALEAPEERKELPNGTFGLARIMPETQAIVALCRRMRTVAEIAALLKMPLGVVRVLLSDLADQGKIRVYGNGHGPGQPDRALLERVLNGLRRL from the coding sequence GTGAGCACCGCCAAGTTGCCCCGCCGGGGCGGGGACCGCAAACCCGGCCGCGTCCGCCCGTACTCACTGACCGGCGGGCGCACACGGTTCGGGCACGTCCTGCTCGTGGAGACCTTCGTCGCCGCTCTGGAGGCACCCGAGGAGCGCAAGGAACTGCCGAACGGCACCTTCGGCCTGGCCCGGATCATGCCCGAGACGCAGGCGATCGTGGCGCTCTGCCGCCGCATGCGCACCGTCGCGGAGATCGCGGCGCTGCTGAAGATGCCGCTCGGCGTGGTGAGGGTGCTCCTGAGCGACCTCGCCGATCAGGGAAAGATCCGCGTGTACGGCAACGGGCACGGCCCGGGCCAGCCCGATCGCGCACTGCTCGAAAGGGTGCTGAATGGACTCCGCCGTCTCTGA
- a CDS encoding roadblock/LC7 domain-containing protein, with amino-acid sequence MTASSPTSATSRQNGLSSEARNLHWLLTNLVEEVPGLNSVAVVSSDGLMLLSSDPGRNEPEQRETPQGPKGSSADLATIVSGVGSLTIGASKLMDAGDVKQTMVAMEEGSLFVMSISDGSLLGVHATPDCDMNVVAYHMALFVGRAGHVLTPELRSELRQSMESAK; translated from the coding sequence TTGACTGCGTCCAGTCCGACATCCGCTACTTCCCGTCAGAACGGTCTCAGCTCAGAAGCACGGAACCTGCACTGGCTGCTGACCAACCTCGTGGAGGAGGTGCCGGGCCTCAATTCGGTCGCGGTGGTCTCCTCCGACGGGCTGATGCTGCTCTCCTCCGACCCGGGGAGAAACGAGCCCGAGCAGAGAGAGACCCCGCAGGGTCCGAAAGGCTCCAGCGCCGACCTCGCCACCATCGTCTCCGGTGTCGGCAGTCTCACCATCGGGGCGTCGAAGCTCATGGACGCGGGCGACGTCAAGCAGACGATGGTCGCGATGGAGGAGGGCAGCCTCTTCGTCATGTCCATCAGCGACGGCTCGCTGCTCGGCGTCCACGCCACCCCCGACTGCGACATGAACGTCGTCGCCTACCACATGGCGCTGTTCGTGGGCCGGGCCGGGCACGTGCTCACCCCCGAACTCCGCAGTGAACTTCGCCAGTCGATGGAGAGCGCCAAGTGA
- a CDS encoding sensor histidine kinase, whose product MRAPVQKKRSRDKDGRTGNQSDASAPTPEAAARPARKARVRNRLIIAVAVVAAAVAGAGVPSVVAASGQATDAQELVEFSELTQQAVTLSHSLADERDEVTAYIAAGRPEGSGLSEKRSSRVDRQIEEIREGAPHTLRETLDTIGSVRRQALTGKGDALDAHNAYATAIDELHGTAQELVAKLPTRSGPGRLALTDLDRAVEQATATRGLLLAALAVPSSTSQTGIDPATGLPVQTQAGTAEETRTRDALSAAAQQAQVAERAALAAFERGASPENKASYRNTVSGPEVTTAEKYLARLTGAPTLSEEDAALKPAKVDAALTARIEQMRGVENALAAARTGQLAEQRDEDVLALEVQIGLVGLCLLLAVGMSMGMARSLTRPLAVLRLGTARLAADPAGEEPLKFTGRNDEFAEVVRSVNALHAHLAGLHERLTGLETDRKHLVGERVSMAEERDALRKELAASTAHLERARQSIHGTFVNLALRSLGLVERQLTVIENLEDSEQDPDRLATLFKLDHFATVMRRHSENLLVLAGAEHGHSHAGPVPLVDVARAAVSETERYERIRISALPPHAHLAGFAADDLSHLLAELMENATSFSPPDAQVEVSGWLLESGEVMLSVQDEGIGMSEERLAELNKRLARVGTDGLYEPDGDGGLGLGLYVVARIAARHGIRVQLRTQQQGGVTSVVVLPKSILAAAPSGTLPASADASGGSAPVQLAGADAEANSNVLPAPRRDTPDEDTPDEDTPARGTTDRVIAAAERAVRARDEAEARAEAGQAAPGEENDEAAAPAEDEPARSNGEEPGAPTRDTPAGSTGDEAAPVATDAGAGPRDTAARQDEESGEADADAGPDADAAPAEAKAQASPETTMELYLPSPRREQPAQDLADAADEAGQDEREAGGRTAAEEPREAAGPAVPGPYAIGPDAHERTPDEAAAPSDSVPAPRPALDQQPAEPAERVTDKGLPKRTPKLTAPAAAPKKRAGGVDAEKLRRRLGGFHSGAQAGRRDVEAEIAEQPDLAGPTGEAQGDSAEEARS is encoded by the coding sequence ATGCGAGCACCGGTGCAGAAGAAGAGGTCTCGGGACAAGGACGGCCGGACGGGCAACCAGTCGGACGCTTCCGCCCCGACTCCCGAAGCCGCCGCCCGTCCCGCACGCAAGGCCCGCGTGCGGAACCGCCTGATCATCGCTGTCGCGGTCGTCGCGGCCGCTGTCGCGGGCGCCGGCGTCCCCTCGGTCGTCGCCGCCTCCGGGCAGGCGACGGACGCCCAGGAACTGGTCGAGTTCTCCGAACTCACCCAGCAGGCGGTGACGCTCTCCCACTCGCTGGCCGACGAGCGTGACGAGGTCACCGCGTACATCGCGGCCGGCCGCCCCGAGGGCAGCGGCCTCTCCGAGAAGCGCAGCTCCCGGGTCGACCGGCAGATCGAGGAGATCCGCGAGGGCGCCCCGCACACCCTGCGGGAGACCCTGGACACCATCGGTTCGGTCCGCCGCCAGGCGCTGACCGGCAAGGGCGACGCCCTCGACGCGCACAACGCGTACGCCACCGCGATCGACGAACTCCACGGCACCGCGCAGGAGCTGGTCGCCAAGCTCCCCACCCGCAGCGGTCCCGGCCGGCTCGCCCTCACCGACCTCGACCGGGCCGTCGAGCAGGCCACCGCCACCCGGGGCCTGCTGCTGGCCGCCCTCGCCGTGCCGAGCAGCACCTCGCAGACCGGCATCGACCCCGCCACCGGCCTGCCCGTGCAGACCCAGGCCGGGACCGCCGAGGAGACCCGGACCCGTGACGCGCTCAGCGCCGCCGCCCAGCAGGCGCAGGTCGCCGAGCGGGCCGCGCTGGCGGCGTTCGAACGGGGCGCCTCCCCGGAGAACAAGGCCTCGTACCGGAACACGGTCAGCGGGCCCGAGGTGACCACCGCCGAGAAGTACCTGGCGCGGCTCACCGGTGCGCCGACCCTCTCCGAGGAGGACGCCGCGCTCAAGCCCGCCAAGGTCGACGCCGCCCTGACCGCCCGTATCGAGCAGATGCGCGGGGTGGAGAACGCGCTGGCGGCGGCGCGCACCGGGCAGCTCGCCGAGCAGCGCGACGAGGACGTGCTGGCGCTGGAGGTCCAGATCGGCCTCGTCGGCCTCTGCCTGCTGCTGGCCGTCGGCATGAGCATGGGCATGGCCCGCTCGCTGACCCGGCCGCTGGCCGTGCTGCGCCTGGGCACCGCCCGCCTCGCCGCCGACCCGGCGGGCGAGGAGCCCCTCAAGTTCACCGGCCGCAACGACGAGTTCGCCGAGGTGGTGCGCTCCGTCAACGCCCTGCACGCCCACCTGGCCGGGCTGCACGAGCGGCTCACCGGCCTGGAGACCGACCGCAAGCACCTGGTCGGCGAGCGGGTCTCGATGGCCGAGGAGCGCGACGCCCTCCGCAAGGAGCTGGCCGCCTCCACCGCCCACCTGGAACGGGCCCGCCAGTCCATCCACGGCACCTTCGTCAACCTGGCGCTGCGCTCGCTCGGTCTCGTCGAGCGCCAGCTGACGGTCATCGAGAACCTGGAGGACAGCGAGCAGGACCCGGACCGCCTCGCCACCCTCTTCAAGCTCGACCACTTCGCCACCGTGATGCGCCGCCACAGCGAGAACCTGCTGGTCCTCGCGGGCGCCGAGCACGGCCACAGCCACGCGGGCCCCGTCCCGCTGGTCGACGTCGCCCGCGCCGCCGTCAGCGAGACCGAGCGGTACGAGCGCATCCGCATCTCCGCGCTGCCCCCGCACGCGCACCTCGCGGGCTTCGCCGCCGACGACCTCAGCCACCTGCTCGCCGAGCTGATGGAGAACGCCACCTCGTTCTCCCCGCCGGACGCCCAGGTCGAGGTCTCCGGCTGGCTGCTGGAGAGCGGCGAGGTGATGCTCTCCGTGCAGGACGAGGGCATCGGGATGTCCGAGGAGCGCCTCGCCGAACTCAACAAGCGCCTCGCCCGCGTCGGTACCGACGGCCTCTACGAGCCGGACGGCGACGGCGGACTCGGACTCGGCCTGTACGTGGTGGCCCGGATCGCGGCCCGGCACGGCATCCGCGTCCAGCTCCGCACCCAGCAGCAGGGCGGCGTCACCAGCGTCGTGGTGCTGCCCAAGTCGATCCTGGCCGCCGCCCCCTCGGGCACCCTGCCCGCCTCCGCCGACGCCTCCGGCGGCTCGGCCCCGGTCCAGCTGGCCGGCGCGGACGCCGAGGCCAACTCGAACGTCCTGCCCGCCCCGCGCCGGGACACCCCGGACGAGGACACCCCGGACGAGGACACCCCGGCCCGTGGCACCACCGACCGGGTCATCGCCGCAGCCGAACGGGCCGTACGGGCCCGGGACGAGGCCGAGGCCCGGGCCGAGGCGGGGCAGGCCGCCCCGGGCGAGGAGAACGACGAGGCCGCCGCCCCGGCCGAGGACGAACCTGCCCGGTCCAACGGTGAGGAGCCGGGCGCGCCCACGCGGGACACGCCGGCCGGGTCCACCGGGGACGAGGCCGCTCCGGTGGCGACCGACGCCGGGGCGGGCCCCCGGGACACCGCCGCGCGGCAGGACGAGGAGAGCGGCGAGGCGGACGCCGACGCGGGCCCTGACGCCGACGCCGCCCCGGCCGAGGCGAAGGCCCAGGCGTCGCCCGAGACGACGATGGAGCTGTACCTCCCGTCCCCGCGCCGCGAGCAGCCCGCCCAGGACCTGGCGGACGCCGCCGACGAGGCCGGCCAGGACGAGCGGGAGGCGGGCGGCAGGACCGCCGCCGAGGAGCCCCGCGAAGCCGCCGGGCCCGCCGTCCCGGGCCCGTACGCGATAGGGCCCGACGCGCACGAGCGCACCCCGGACGAGGCAGCCGCCCCGTCCGACTCCGTGCCGGCCCCCAGGCCGGCCCTCGACCAGCAGCCCGCCGAACCCGCCGAGCGGGTCACGGACAAGGGACTGCCCAAGCGCACCCCGAAGCTGACCGCCCCGGCCGCCGCGCCGAAGAAGCGCGCCGGTGGCGTCGACGCCGAGAAACTGCGGCGCCGGCTCGGCGGATTCCACTCGGGGGCCCAGGCCGGCCGCCGCGATGTCGAAGCAGAGATCGCGGAGCAGCCGGACCTGGCAGGACCAACCGGTGAAGCTCAGGGGGACTCAGCCGAGGAGGCTCGCAGTTGA
- a CDS encoding MarR family winged helix-turn-helix transcriptional regulator, giving the protein MGVDGEADTEFLTLERELSLLFRRARAGQRELARAVHPRLEPAAYGLLVRLIEGGPQRATDLAAYMGVGKATISRQLGGMGELGLIDRTADPADRRASLLRVTPLGAERVAAVAAARRGVYVRRLADWDRRDVGELARLLGRLNGVLTDPD; this is encoded by the coding sequence ATGGGTGTTGACGGCGAGGCGGACACGGAGTTCCTGACCCTGGAGCGCGAACTCTCCCTCCTCTTCCGGCGGGCCAGAGCCGGGCAGCGGGAACTGGCCAGGGCGGTCCACCCCCGACTGGAGCCCGCCGCCTACGGCCTCCTGGTACGGCTCATCGAGGGCGGGCCCCAGCGCGCCACCGACCTCGCCGCCTACATGGGCGTCGGGAAGGCCACCATCAGCAGGCAGCTCGGAGGGATGGGGGAACTCGGCCTCATCGACCGGACGGCGGACCCGGCGGACCGGCGGGCGTCCCTCTTGCGGGTGACGCCGCTGGGGGCGGAGCGGGTGGCCGCGGTGGCCGCGGCCCGGCGGGGGGTCTACGTGCGCCGGCTCGCCGACTGGGACCGGCGGGACGTGGGGGAGCTGGCCCGGCTTCTCGGCAGGCTCAACGGGGTGCTGACCGACCCCGACTGA
- a CDS encoding lysozyme yields MPVRRPGVRRSRFTAAGVLLAALSLLVTLPSAAHAADRPERGEAYMGMGVIEHDGQSGAPGVSPLAEQTEGVDVSSHQGNVDWGALWNSGVKWSYVKATEGTYYRNEYFSQQYTGSYNVGMIRGSYHFATPNTTSGAAQANFFVDNGGGWSRDGKTLPGVLDIEWNPYGDQCYGLSQSAMVNWIRDFTNTYKARTGRDAVIYTATSWWTACTGNYAGFGSTNPLWVARYASSVGTLPAGWGFYTIWQYTSTGPIVGDHNHFNGAYDRVQALANG; encoded by the coding sequence ATGCCCGTCCGCAGACCCGGAGTCCGACGTTCCCGCTTCACCGCGGCCGGGGTCCTCCTCGCCGCCCTCTCCCTGCTGGTGACCCTGCCCTCGGCCGCGCACGCCGCGGACCGGCCCGAGCGGGGCGAGGCGTACATGGGCATGGGCGTGATCGAGCACGACGGGCAGAGCGGCGCCCCCGGCGTCTCACCGCTCGCCGAGCAGACCGAGGGCGTGGACGTCTCCAGCCACCAGGGCAACGTCGACTGGGGCGCCCTGTGGAACAGCGGCGTCAAGTGGTCGTACGTGAAGGCCACCGAGGGCACGTACTACAGGAACGAGTACTTCTCGCAGCAGTACACCGGCAGCTACAACGTGGGCATGATCCGCGGCTCGTACCATTTCGCGACGCCCAACACCACGAGCGGCGCCGCCCAGGCCAACTTCTTCGTGGACAACGGCGGCGGCTGGTCCCGCGACGGCAAGACCCTGCCCGGCGTGCTGGACATCGAGTGGAACCCGTACGGCGACCAGTGCTACGGCCTGAGCCAGTCGGCGATGGTCAACTGGATCCGCGACTTCACCAACACCTACAAGGCGCGCACCGGCCGCGACGCGGTCATCTACACCGCGACGAGCTGGTGGACCGCCTGCACCGGCAACTACGCGGGCTTCGGCTCCACCAACCCGCTCTGGGTCGCCCGGTACGCCTCCTCGGTGGGCACGCTCCCGGCCGGCTGGGGCTTCTACACGATCTGGCAGTACACCTCCACCGGCCCGATCGTCGGTGACCACAACCACTTCAACGGCGCGTACGACCGGGTCCAGGCGCTCGCCAACGGCTGA